From a single Lates calcarifer isolate ASB-BC8 unplaced genomic scaffold, TLL_Latcal_v3 _unitig_1932_quiver_1665, whole genome shotgun sequence genomic region:
- the LOC108891340 gene encoding capZ-interacting protein isoform X3, with protein MEEEAPSRRSVAELAGRFKASAPPHDAAGNEADKPVRRRPPRSLQLPKTHGDDQEQPPGVTSPLPAKTKRNSALIEKLQASLALSPSTQLPSPKSPGFRLLPPAFTPPSPGSAPVTTVTTLSTATPTSPVAATPGTEEEGPISFEAPPTVAEGSVLSSINKGRVRHSIRRRPPSRRHRKSSSGDDAGVTNDVTDKTTAGGEEGGGGGGGGGEVFKKEETTDASTCPEENQSQKEDQTKEEPREEEEEKKEEEEEKKEEEEEKEEEEEKEEEEKKKEDEKEEEEKKKEEKEEEEKDRSSSGNKEEQERNSAEEQTEDVTEAATNTESKEGKSEETSQSSDR; from the exons GAGGAGGCTCCATCCCGACGCTCTGTGGCTGAACTCGCAGGGAGATTCAAAGCCTCGGCTCCTCCACACGATGCTGCTGGGAATGAAGCG gATAAACCGGTCAGACGACGACCTCCTCGCTCCTTACAGCTCCCCAAGACACATGGAGACGACCAGGAG cagccTCCAGGTGTCACCTCACCTCTTCCTGCCAAAACCAAGAGGAACTCTGCTCTGATCGAGAAGCTTCAG gcctccctcgctctctccccctccacccaGCTGCCCTCTCCAAAGAGCCCCGGCTTCAGGCTGCTGCCCCCCGCCTTCACCCCACCGTCCCCCGGCTCTGCTCCAGTAACCACGGTAACCACCTTGTCCACGGCGACGCCCACCAGCCCGGTCGCCGCCACTCCAGGGACTGAGGAGGAGGGGCCCATCTCCTTCGAGGCCCCTCCCACGGTGGCGGAGGGGTCCGTCCTGTCGAGCATCAACAAG GGCCGAGTTCGACACTCCATCAGGAGACGCCCTCCATCTCGCCGCCACAGGAAGTCCAGCAGTGGAGACGACGCCGGTGTCACCAATGATgtaacagacaaaacaacagcaggaggagaagaaggaggaggaggaggaggaggaggaggagaagtttTCAAGAAGGAAGAAACAACAGATGCTTCAACGTGTCCTGAGGAAAATCAGTCCCAGAAAGAAGATCAGACAAAGGAAGAgcccagagaggaagaggaggagaagaaggaggaggaggaggagaagaaggaggaggaggaggagaaggaggaggaggaggagaaggaggaggaggagaagaagaaggaggatgagaaggaggaggaggagaagaagaaggaggagaaggag gaggaggagaaagacagatcTTCATCAGGAAataaagaggagcaggagagaaactCTGCAGAAGAACAGACAGAAGATGTGACTGAAGCAGCGACGAACACAGAGAGTAAAGAAGGAAAGAGCGAG GAGACGAGTCAGAGTTCAGACCGATGA
- the LOC108891340 gene encoding capZ-interacting protein isoform X1: MEEEAPSRRSVAELAGRFKASAPPHDAAGNEADKPVRRRPPRSLQLPKTHGDDQEQPPGVTSPLPAKTKRNSALIEKLQASLALSPSTQLPSPKSPGFRLLPPAFTPPSPGSAPVTTVTTLSTATPTSPVAATPGTEEEGPISFEAPPTVAEGSVLSSINKGRVRHSIRRRPPSRRHRKSSSGDDAGVTNDVTDKTTAGGEEGGGGGGGGGEVFKKEETTDASTCPEENQSQKEDQTKEEPREEEEEKKEEEEEKKEEEEEKEEEEEKEEEEKKKEDEKEEEEKKKEEKEVEKKKEEEKEEEEKDRSSSGNKEEQERNSAEEQTEDVTEAATNTESKEGKSEETSQSSDR, from the exons GAGGAGGCTCCATCCCGACGCTCTGTGGCTGAACTCGCAGGGAGATTCAAAGCCTCGGCTCCTCCACACGATGCTGCTGGGAATGAAGCG gATAAACCGGTCAGACGACGACCTCCTCGCTCCTTACAGCTCCCCAAGACACATGGAGACGACCAGGAG cagccTCCAGGTGTCACCTCACCTCTTCCTGCCAAAACCAAGAGGAACTCTGCTCTGATCGAGAAGCTTCAG gcctccctcgctctctccccctccacccaGCTGCCCTCTCCAAAGAGCCCCGGCTTCAGGCTGCTGCCCCCCGCCTTCACCCCACCGTCCCCCGGCTCTGCTCCAGTAACCACGGTAACCACCTTGTCCACGGCGACGCCCACCAGCCCGGTCGCCGCCACTCCAGGGACTGAGGAGGAGGGGCCCATCTCCTTCGAGGCCCCTCCCACGGTGGCGGAGGGGTCCGTCCTGTCGAGCATCAACAAG GGCCGAGTTCGACACTCCATCAGGAGACGCCCTCCATCTCGCCGCCACAGGAAGTCCAGCAGTGGAGACGACGCCGGTGTCACCAATGATgtaacagacaaaacaacagcaggaggagaagaaggaggaggaggaggaggaggaggaggagaagtttTCAAGAAGGAAGAAACAACAGATGCTTCAACGTGTCCTGAGGAAAATCAGTCCCAGAAAGAAGATCAGACAAAGGAAGAgcccagagaggaagaggaggagaagaaggaggaggaggaggagaagaaggaggaggaggaggagaaggaggaggaggaggagaaggaggaggaggagaagaagaaggaggatgagaaggaggaggaggagaagaagaaggaggagaaggaggtagagaagaagaaggaggaggagaaggaggaggaggagaaagacagatcTTCATCAGGAAataaagaggagcaggagagaaactCTGCAGAAGAACAGACAGAAGATGTGACTGAAGCAGCGACGAACACAGAGAGTAAAGAAGGAAAGAGCGAG GAGACGAGTCAGAGTTCAGACCGATGA
- the LOC108891340 gene encoding capZ-interacting protein isoform X4, with protein sequence MEEEAPSRRSVAELAGRFKASAPPHDAAGNEADKPVRRRPPRSLQLPKTHGDDQEQPPGVTSPLPAKTKRNSALIEKLQASLALSPSTQLPSPKSPGFRLLPPAFTPPSPGSAPVTTVTTLSTATPTSPVAATPGTEEEGPISFEAPPTVAEGSVLSSINKGRVRHSIRRRPPSRRHRKSSSGDDAGVTNDVTDKTTAGGEEGGGGGGGGGEVFKKEETTDASTCPEENQSQKEDQTKEEPREEEEEKKEEEEKKKEEKEVEKKKEEEKEEEEKDRSSSGNKEEQERNSAEEQTEDVTEAATNTESKEGKSEETSQSSDR encoded by the exons GAGGAGGCTCCATCCCGACGCTCTGTGGCTGAACTCGCAGGGAGATTCAAAGCCTCGGCTCCTCCACACGATGCTGCTGGGAATGAAGCG gATAAACCGGTCAGACGACGACCTCCTCGCTCCTTACAGCTCCCCAAGACACATGGAGACGACCAGGAG cagccTCCAGGTGTCACCTCACCTCTTCCTGCCAAAACCAAGAGGAACTCTGCTCTGATCGAGAAGCTTCAG gcctccctcgctctctccccctccacccaGCTGCCCTCTCCAAAGAGCCCCGGCTTCAGGCTGCTGCCCCCCGCCTTCACCCCACCGTCCCCCGGCTCTGCTCCAGTAACCACGGTAACCACCTTGTCCACGGCGACGCCCACCAGCCCGGTCGCCGCCACTCCAGGGACTGAGGAGGAGGGGCCCATCTCCTTCGAGGCCCCTCCCACGGTGGCGGAGGGGTCCGTCCTGTCGAGCATCAACAAG GGCCGAGTTCGACACTCCATCAGGAGACGCCCTCCATCTCGCCGCCACAGGAAGTCCAGCAGTGGAGACGACGCCGGTGTCACCAATGATgtaacagacaaaacaacagcaggaggagaagaaggaggaggaggaggaggaggaggaggagaagtttTCAAGAAGGAAGAAACAACAGATGCTTCAACGTGTCCTGAGGAAAATCAGTCCCAGAAAGAAGATCAGACAAAGGAAGAgcccagagaggaagaggaggaga agaaggaggaggaggagaagaagaaggaggagaaggaggtagagaagaagaaggaggaggagaaggaggaggaggagaaagacagatcTTCATCAGGAAataaagaggagcaggagagaaactCTGCAGAAGAACAGACAGAAGATGTGACTGAAGCAGCGACGAACACAGAGAGTAAAGAAGGAAAGAGCGAG GAGACGAGTCAGAGTTCAGACCGATGA
- the LOC108891340 gene encoding capZ-interacting protein isoform X2: MEEEAPSRRSVAELAGRFKASAPPHDAAGNEADKPVRRRPPRSLQLPKTHGDDQEPPGVTSPLPAKTKRNSALIEKLQASLALSPSTQLPSPKSPGFRLLPPAFTPPSPGSAPVTTVTTLSTATPTSPVAATPGTEEEGPISFEAPPTVAEGSVLSSINKGRVRHSIRRRPPSRRHRKSSSGDDAGVTNDVTDKTTAGGEEGGGGGGGGGEVFKKEETTDASTCPEENQSQKEDQTKEEPREEEEEKKEEEEEKKEEEEEKEEEEEKEEEEKKKEDEKEEEEKKKEEKEVEKKKEEEKEEEEKDRSSSGNKEEQERNSAEEQTEDVTEAATNTESKEGKSEETSQSSDR, translated from the exons GAGGAGGCTCCATCCCGACGCTCTGTGGCTGAACTCGCAGGGAGATTCAAAGCCTCGGCTCCTCCACACGATGCTGCTGGGAATGAAGCG gATAAACCGGTCAGACGACGACCTCCTCGCTCCTTACAGCTCCCCAAGACACATGGAGACGACCAGGAG ccTCCAGGTGTCACCTCACCTCTTCCTGCCAAAACCAAGAGGAACTCTGCTCTGATCGAGAAGCTTCAG gcctccctcgctctctccccctccacccaGCTGCCCTCTCCAAAGAGCCCCGGCTTCAGGCTGCTGCCCCCCGCCTTCACCCCACCGTCCCCCGGCTCTGCTCCAGTAACCACGGTAACCACCTTGTCCACGGCGACGCCCACCAGCCCGGTCGCCGCCACTCCAGGGACTGAGGAGGAGGGGCCCATCTCCTTCGAGGCCCCTCCCACGGTGGCGGAGGGGTCCGTCCTGTCGAGCATCAACAAG GGCCGAGTTCGACACTCCATCAGGAGACGCCCTCCATCTCGCCGCCACAGGAAGTCCAGCAGTGGAGACGACGCCGGTGTCACCAATGATgtaacagacaaaacaacagcaggaggagaagaaggaggaggaggaggaggaggaggaggagaagtttTCAAGAAGGAAGAAACAACAGATGCTTCAACGTGTCCTGAGGAAAATCAGTCCCAGAAAGAAGATCAGACAAAGGAAGAgcccagagaggaagaggaggagaagaaggaggaggaggaggagaagaaggaggaggaggaggagaaggaggaggaggaggagaaggaggaggaggagaagaagaaggaggatgagaaggaggaggaggagaagaagaaggaggagaaggaggtagagaagaagaaggaggaggagaaggaggaggaggagaaagacagatcTTCATCAGGAAataaagaggagcaggagagaaactCTGCAGAAGAACAGACAGAAGATGTGACTGAAGCAGCGACGAACACAGAGAGTAAAGAAGGAAAGAGCGAG GAGACGAGTCAGAGTTCAGACCGATGA
- the LOC108891338 gene encoding guanylyl cyclase-activating protein 1-like, giving the protein MGNHGSNLDEILAEDMHHWYNKFMRESPSGLITLFELKAILNLKGMNENANSYVDQVFFTFDMDGDGYIDFVEYIAAISLMLKGEINQKLKWYFKLFDQDGNGKIDKEELETIFSAIQDITRNRDIDPEEIVSLIFERIDVKGEGELTLEEFIEGAKDHEDIMDMLKNLMDLTPVLVIIVEGRTG; this is encoded by the exons ATGGGGAACCACGGCTCGAACCTGGACGAGATCCTGGCGGAGGACATGCACCATTGGTACAACAAGTTCATGCGGGAGTCTCCGTCGGGCCTGATCACGCTGTTTGAGCTGAAGGCCATCCTCAACCTGAAGGGTATGAACGAGAACGCCAACAGCTACGTGGACCAGGTCTTCTTCACCTTCGACATGGACGGG GACGGTTACATTGACTTTGTGGAGTACATTGCAGCCATCAGCCTGATGCTGAAAGGAGAGATCAACCAGAAACTAAAGTGGTACTTCAAACTGTTCGACCAGGACGGCAACGGAAAGATCGACAAGGAAGAACTGGAGACCATCTTCTCG GCCATCCAGGACATCACACGAAACAGAGACATTGACCCAGAGGAGATCGTCTCACTCATATTTGAGAGGATCGATGTTAAAGGAGAAG GTGAGCTGACCCTTGAGGAGTTCATCGAGGGAGCCAAAGACCACGAGGACATCATGGACATGCTGAAGAACCTGATGGACCTGACGCCGGTGTTAGTCATCATCGTGGAGGGCCGGACGGGATGA